The following DNA comes from Clostridiales bacterium.
GCTGAAAAGTATCATAAGTTCACAATTGATATGAATACTCAAAAAAACAAATATCTCAATGCAGATTATGTGGTGACGCTTACACAGCAGAAATAGATTCCCTGCATTTTCTTTAAAAAATATATCAAAGCTTATCCGCAATGCATATTATATATGGATATTTATATATAAATTGGGAGGATATTTATGTATTGTAGAATGGCCGATATGGTCAAATGCCCGCCGGAGCTTATAAATATGATTAAGGATGCTATGAAGGATGAACTTCATGATCATATGAAATATAAGATGATGATGGAAATGACCGATGACAGTGAAGTTAAAAGGCAGATCAATTTTGCATCCGAAGACGAAGCAAAGCACTACAAGATGTTCAAGCAGCTACTGTTTGCACTTACCGGAAGGGTGATAGATGTTCCAAAACCCCAGGTTGAGCATTACGACAACCTTCTGGATGCCATTAAAACAAGCATAGACGGTGAACTGGAAGCCGTCGAATTATACAGAAAAATAAAGGCACAGCTTCCTACAATGGCTATGAGGGATATGCTTTATGAAATAATTACAGACGAGCAGGAACATGCCACAAGGTTCGTTTATCTCTATGCCAAGGAAAAATAAATATAACGTTTTTGTCAATTTAAACGAGTAGATTTTCCCAGGAATGAAAACCCCCTGAGTATTATGGATATTGGGGGTTTTTTATCCTTTTTCTTTTGTGGTATAATGTGCATATGGAGGTGCTGCAATGTTAGCTGCAAACAGGCATGAAGAAATACTAAAAATGATAAAAAACAACCGTTATGTAAAAGTATCCGAACTAAGCAAGATATTCGATGTTTCGGAAGAGACGGTAAGGCGTGACCTCGATAAGCTGCAGAGCAGCGGGCTTTTGAGAAAACTCCACGGAGGCGCTGCCCCCGTTGATGCTCCAAAAGTAGAAAATGTAAAACCCATAATCGAAAGAATCGAGCAAAATCTCAGTGAAAAGAGAGTCATTGCAAACCTTGCATATGAGATGATAGAAAATAAAGATACGATAATACTCGATTCGGGTTCTACGACGTTCCAGCTGGCAAAAATACTTGATAAAAAAGTGCTGACGGTTATAACTAACGATATAAATATAGCATATACCCTCTCAACGAAGCAAAATATCCGTCTCATTATAACAGGTGGAACCTTGACGCAAAAATCCTTCGCAATGGTGGGTCCCGAATGCGAAAAATACTTAAAAAATCTAAACGTTAAAAAGCTTTTTTTAGCCACAAGCGGGATAAAACCCGATCAAGGCCTTACGGCTTCAAACAGTCTGGATGCAGCTGTAAAAAGAGCGATGATAGAGGCTTCTGAGAAAGTCATATGTCTTGCCGATAGTTCTAAATTCGGAAAAGCAGCCTTGATTACTTTTGCTCTTTTTAGCGATATAGATACACTTATAACTGATCATATAACCGACGATTCCTATATCGATTATTTAAAAGATAAAGGGGTAGAGCTTATTACTCCCCAGGGGAAAATATAATTCTTTGAATTTTCGGATACAGTTTATATAAAATAAAATGAGGTAAACCATGGAAAAAACAAAATCACCGACAAAAGGTTTTGCAATTTTGAGTGCGGCTGGTATTATAAATAAAATATTGTCCGTCGCATATTTGCCTTTGCTTATACAGATTATCGGCAGTCTTGGATATGGCATATACAGCGCCGGATATAAAATATATGCTTTCATATACATATTGACAAACTCGGGTTTCCCCATAGGCATTTCCAAACTTCAGGCCGAGCTTATAGCTCATGAAAATTACAGGGATGCAAGGAGAAGTTTCAGGATTATCAGGTTTGTGATGACCTTATACGGCCTTTTCATGGCTGTACTTACGGCCCTGCTTGCAAGGCAGTTGACAGGTGCAATACACTCGGAGAGGGCATACCTTGTAATACTTGCGCTTTCACCTACAATGCTGTTTACAGCCGTTTCAAGCACATACAGGGGGTATTTCAACGGGAATTCCAATATGAAGCCCACCGCGGTTTCACAGATAATCGAGCAGTTTTTGAATGTAGTATTTTCTCTAACTTTCGCTGTGATTTTTATGCCTTACGGAGTCGAGTGGGGATGTGCAGGCGCGACAGTTGGCACGACGCTTGGAGCTCTCTCAAGCGCTCTGTATTTAAAGCACACATATAACAGAAGCGCCCATATGCTGCACAGGAAGACATCCGAGGATATCGGGAGGCTTTCATATAGTGCGATCATAAAAAAGTTCTTATTTTATGCGGTTCCGATTGCAATTAATTCGGTAGTCGTTTTCGGAGGGGATCTTGTAGATCTAGCAAATACGCAATCCAGGCTGCTGGCATCCGGATTTTCGGCAAAAGATGCATATATTAAATACGGCCTATTGAACAAGTATTCTTCCCTTTTAAACGTACCCCTTGCGATAACGTCGGCGCTTTACATCGCCGTTATGCCTTCGTTCAGCGCCGCGCTTGCCCTTAACGATACCAAGCGGCTTAAATATAACATAAACGAAGCTTTCAGGATCTCGCTCTCGATATCTATACCGGCCGCGACGGGCCTTACTATACTTAGCAAGCCGATATTTTTGATGCTGTTTTCGAGATATTCGGACGGATGGTATCTTATGGCTTACGGAGCCGTTGTGGTTATATTGTTTTCTATTGTGCAAATACAGGCCGGCATACTCCAATCGGTTAACAAAACCCAGCTTTCTACATTTTCGATGCTCATAGGAATATTTATAAAGATTTTTATCAACTACTATCTCATTTCGATACCTTCTTTAAATGTAATGGGCGCGGTGATTGGAACTATCGTCTGCTTTATAATAGTGATATATCTTAACAGGATATTTATAAAAAAGCATCTTCCTGTAAAGGTTTCATTTAAAAGGTATATGGGAAGGCCTGCCATATCATCGGCTGTCATGGCCTTAACTGCAGGCATAACATATAAATTGTTTTACATGATTCTTGGGTTTATCAAAAGTCCGTACCTGATAAATGCCATATCTACGATTTTAGCTGTCATCATAGGGATTTCATCCTATGTGATTGTAATGATCAAGGTTGGGGGGTTATCTTTAGATGACCTTAACACGCTGCCGCACAGCAGAAGCATTAAAAAATTCATACCTCCCTTTATATTATCCATGGTAAAAGATCAAAAGTAATAGCCGTCTATACCTTCTGTATCCGTTAATAGCTTCGATTTGTAAACAATAATAACTTCGATTCGCAATTTGAAATCAGGCATAAATAGGATTATGTTATTTTGAGCGACGAATGAGTGTTCAAAATAACATAAGCTCATATTACGAATCGAAGCAATAATAAATTTATGCTTTATAAATATAAAAATATATACTATAATAGTTAAAAATATCTTAAAAAAGGATGATGTAAATAATGGAAAAAAGCAATCATATTATAAAATCTATAGTATATACGGCGCTTTCAATCGCAATGGTAACTATTTTAACAGTGGTAATACGAATTCCCTCAGTACGCGGAGGATATGTAAATTTCGGAGACATAATGATATTTGTAACAGCAGTTATGCTGGGAAAAAGAACTGGGTTCCTTGCCGGGAGCTTTGGCTCCGCCCTTGCGGACCTATTGAGCGGTTATCCTGAGTACGCTATCGCCACATTTATAATAAAGGGCATCGAAGGCTTATTATGCGGGACTATTGCAGGCAGAAGAGAAAACACACCTGTGTCCAGGCTGTCTGTCGCTGCAGCTTTTTCTGCCTTGTGGATGGTTGCAGGATACTTTTTATTTGAATATACAATAGGAGGCTATTTGTTCGCCAACAAAGGCTTCGGCATAACGATGGCAATTGCAGACCTTCCCGGCAATCTGGTACAGGGCGCCGTCTGTGCGGTGGTCGCGGTTCCTTTTATACTGGCAATAAAAAAGACGGGGATAAAGTTGAATTAAGCGATAATGGTACGGGCCGCATGATGCGGCCCGTACCATTATCATTTCACTGCGTATACTTGCATTTTCACATCTATTGTTTGTGCTTATGCTATTTTCCACAAATTCTTTATATATTTTATTGAAAGCAGGCTTTCCTTTTCTATATCGTCGAA
Coding sequences within:
- a CDS encoding ferritin-like domain-containing protein, coding for MYCRMADMVKCPPELINMIKDAMKDELHDHMKYKMMMEMTDDSEVKRQINFASEDEAKHYKMFKQLLFALTGRVIDVPKPQVEHYDNLLDAIKTSIDGELEAVELYRKIKAQLPTMAMRDMLYEIITDEQEHATRFVYLYAKEK
- a CDS encoding DeoR/GlpR family DNA-binding transcription regulator → MLAANRHEEILKMIKNNRYVKVSELSKIFDVSEETVRRDLDKLQSSGLLRKLHGGAAPVDAPKVENVKPIIERIEQNLSEKRVIANLAYEMIENKDTIILDSGSTTFQLAKILDKKVLTVITNDINIAYTLSTKQNIRLIITGGTLTQKSFAMVGPECEKYLKNLNVKKLFLATSGIKPDQGLTASNSLDAAVKRAMIEASEKVICLADSSKFGKAALITFALFSDIDTLITDHITDDSYIDYLKDKGVELITPQGKI
- a CDS encoding polysaccharide biosynthesis protein translates to MEKTKSPTKGFAILSAAGIINKILSVAYLPLLIQIIGSLGYGIYSAGYKIYAFIYILTNSGFPIGISKLQAELIAHENYRDARRSFRIIRFVMTLYGLFMAVLTALLARQLTGAIHSERAYLVILALSPTMLFTAVSSTYRGYFNGNSNMKPTAVSQIIEQFLNVVFSLTFAVIFMPYGVEWGCAGATVGTTLGALSSALYLKHTYNRSAHMLHRKTSEDIGRLSYSAIIKKFLFYAVPIAINSVVVFGGDLVDLANTQSRLLASGFSAKDAYIKYGLLNKYSSLLNVPLAITSALYIAVMPSFSAALALNDTKRLKYNINEAFRISLSISIPAATGLTILSKPIFLMLFSRYSDGWYLMAYGAVVVILFSIVQIQAGILQSVNKTQLSTFSMLIGIFIKIFINYYLISIPSLNVMGAVIGTIVCFIIVIYLNRIFIKKHLPVKVSFKRYMGRPAISSAVMALTAGITYKLFYMILGFIKSPYLINAISTILAVIIGISSYVIVMIKVGGLSLDDLNTLPHSRSIKKFIPPFILSMVKDQK
- a CDS encoding ECF transporter S component; this encodes MEKSNHIIKSIVYTALSIAMVTILTVVIRIPSVRGGYVNFGDIMIFVTAVMLGKRTGFLAGSFGSALADLLSGYPEYAIATFIIKGIEGLLCGTIAGRRENTPVSRLSVAAAFSALWMVAGYFLFEYTIGGYLFANKGFGITMAIADLPGNLVQGAVCAVVAVPFILAIKKTGIKLN